In Oncorhynchus gorbuscha isolate QuinsamMale2020 ecotype Even-year linkage group LG02, OgorEven_v1.0, whole genome shotgun sequence, a single genomic region encodes these proteins:
- the LOC124010693 gene encoding cytospin-B-like isoform X4, translating to MTLTAAFQLPSAKHIMPFPWCRISTVTVHTCRCSIRISEVWNPCPQGDPPTMTRDRVSLRDQLRTSTNKKMVPSASTSSLATLAPKHQRGSTTTKPRIDAEGSERGFLECQIKELLAEAKAKEFEISKLRMELQRCRGKASSSSPHNTPSTLPEGAPEQGQGPSQQATDAQALVGELREKNGKFQRELAALREENQVLKEKLFSLESSPASPLSNNTTTTTSPSKPSINGLSLDNNTTPPAKSAIPSPLKTSVSSSSDITKGSPSPDSSEFEKIPLRSDSVSSSDGGCGGVGKGQGRNPSVERLTEQIQKMEESQHSTAEELQATLQELADQQQVVQELTAENERLAQEKGLLQTSLQQQRERVELLAQKNEALAGRLQEATQAQSEDEDRAAELEQRYTDLVQSSRFEREKLVDIQQQLTGSLRALEQEHQEAQGQVRSLREERDGLQCRVEREEEAGGEMTRAAEEHKAAADALRVKNGRLKAQVDIERQKVGELKAMQSAGDSTELQRLLKVAHAERDRLEGEVTGLRQELLQAQTYTEHAQGLLSKVEAECQQVAERAGSREEELSGRVSALENGGRQADGQIKDLKETIFELEDQVEQQRAVHLHTNQTILDLENQLKKLEEQKAEVERQLKILSKQMKDETEEWRRFQADLQTAVVVANDIKVEAQQEIRSLRRRLQEEQGRSAKLSSDLEQLQGVRLLRGDSESLSESDGSHHWCGISMTQTTQTPPTSLSINTNSNAASSPSEPGATVKSLIKSFDTAVQNGPGPGHTVQIHSSPRILLSGIPVRTAPAAAVSPIQRHLSIKPLSKTLEKRINHGDFSHPDKYGGSGDELKPSSLMRKSPSLESVIKSPATLSSCSHYMSYNRNNSKLSVERKDPLAALAREYGGSKRNALLKWCQMKTEGYPNIDVTNFSSSWSDGLAFCALLHTYLPAHIPYQELISQDKDNDQSHLQAA from the exons atgactctTACTGCTGCTTTCCAACTCCCCTCAGCAAAGCACATCATGCCATTTCCATGGTGCCGCATTTCAACAGTGACAGTGCACACTTGCAG GtgttcaatcaggatctcagaaGTCTGGAATCCCTGCCCCCAGGGAGATCCCCCCACCATGACCAGAGACCGCGTGTCGCTGAGGGACCAGTTGAGGACCTCCACGAACAAGAAGATGGTCCCCAGCGCCAGCACCTCCAGCCTGGCCACCCTAGCACCCAAGCACCAGCGCGGCTCCACCACCACAAAGCCCAGGATAGACGCTGAGGGCTCGGAGAGAGGCTTCCTGGAGTGCCAGATTAAGGAGCTGCTGGCTGAAGCCAAGGCGAAGGAGTTTGAGATCAGCAAGCTGAGGATGGAGCTGCAGCGCTGCCGGGGGAAAGCCTCATCGTCCTCGCCTCACaacaccccctccactctacctgAGGGTGCCCCCGAGCAGGGCCAAGGCCCATCCCAGCAGGCTACAGACGCCCAGGCCCTGGTTGGAGAGCTGAGGGAGAAGAACGGGAAGTTCCAGAGGGAGCTGGCGGCTCTGAGGGAGGAGAACCAGGTCCTGAAGGAGAAGCTTTTCTCCCTGGAGTCCtcgcctgcctctcctctgtccaacaacactaccaccaccaccagcccctcCAAGCCCTCCATCAATGGCCTCTCTTTAGACAACAACACCACTCCCCCAGCCAAGTCAGCCATACCCAGCCCACTCAAAACCTCAGTCTCCTCCAGCAGTGACATCACCAAAGGCTCGCCCTCGCCAGACTCCTCAGAGTTTGAGAAGATCCCGTTGCGGTCTGACTCAGTGAGCAGCAGTGATGGGGGCTGTGGTGGTGTGGGGAAGGGTCAGGGTCGCAACCCCTCAGTGGAGAGGCTGACGGAGCAGAtacagaagatggaggagagtcAGCACAGCACGGCAGAGGAGCTCCAGGCCACACTACAGGAGCTAGCCGATCAGCAGCAGGTGGTCCAGGAACTGACGGCTGAGAACGAGCGCTTGGCCCAGGAGAAGGGCCTCCTACAGACGTCGCTGCAGCAGCAAAGGGAGAGGGTGGAGCTGCTGGCCCAGAAGAACGAGGCCCTGGCCGGGAGGCTGCAGGAGGCAACCCAGGCCCAGAGCGAGGACGAGGACCGGGCAGCCGAGCTGGAGCAGCGCTACACTGACCTGGTGCAGAGCTCTCGATTCGAGAGGGAAAAGCTGGTGGACATCCAGCAGCAGCTGACAGGGAGCTTGAGGGCCCTGGAGCAGGAGCACCAGGAGGCCCAGGGGCAGGTGAGGTCcctcagagaagagagggacggcctccagtgccgggtggagagggaggaggaggccgGGGGTGAGATGACACGGGCGGCTGAGGAACACAAGGCAGCAGCGGACGCCCTGAGGGTGAAGAACGGACGGCTCAAAGCCCAGGTGGACATAGAGAGGCAGAAGGTTGGGGAACTGAAGGCCATGCAGAGTGCTGGGGACAGCACAGAGCTGCAGAGGCTGCTGAAGGTGGCCCacgctgagagagacagactggagggGGAGGTAACAGGGCTACGGCAGGAGCTGCTACAGGCCCAGACCTACACTGAACACGCCCAGGGACTGCTGTCCAAG GTGGAGGCTGAGTGCCAGCAGGTGGCAGAGCGAGCCGGGAGCCGGGAGGAGGAGCTGAGTGGCCGGGTCAGTGCCCTAGAGAATGGGGGTCGGCAGGCCGACGGCCAGATCAAGGACCTGAAGGAGACCATTTTTGAGCTGGAGGACCAGGTGGAGCAGCAGAGGGCTGTCCACCTCCACACCAACCAGACCATCCTGGACCTAGAGA ACCAACTCAAGAAGCTGGAGGAGCAGAAGGCTGAAGTGGAAAGGCAGCTGAAGATCTTGAGTAAGCAGATGAAG gATGAGACGGAGGAGTGGCGACGGTTCCAGGCAGACCTCCAGACAGCCGTAGTGGTGGCCAACGACATTAAGGTGGAGGCCCAGCAGGAGATCCGCTCTCTGAGGAGGAGGTTACAGGAGGAGCAGGGTCGCAGCGCAAAGCTCTCCTCAGACCTGGAGCAGCTGCAGGGAGTCAG gTTGTTGCGTGGCGACTCTGAGAGTTTGTCGGAATCAGACGGCAGTCATCACTGGTGTGGCATCTCTATGACCCAGACCACCCAGACACCGCCCACCTCCTTATCAATCAACACCAACAGCAATGCTGCCTCCTCACCCTCGGAGCCCGGAGCCACCGTCAAATCGCTCATCAAGTCCTTTGACACAGCAGTACAGA ATGGACCTGGGCCTGGACACACGGTACAGATACACTCCTCACCTAGAATCCTTCTAAGTGGGATCCCCGTCCGCACAGCACCCGCAGCTGCAGTCTCCCCCATTCAG AGGCATTTGTCTATCAAACCACTCTCAAAGACACTGGAGAAAAGGATCAACCATGGAGATTTCTCTCATCCAG ATAAGTACGGGGGCTCTGGGGATGAGCTGAAGCCCAGCAGCCTTATGAGGAAGAGTCCTTCCCTGGAGTCGGTCATCAAGTCCCCAGCAACCCTCAGCAGCTGCAGCCACTACATGAGCTACAACAGGAACAACAGCAAGCTCAG
- the LOC124010693 gene encoding cytospin-B-like isoform X6, with translation MTLTAAFQLPSAKHIMPFPWCRISTVTVHTCRCSIRISEVWNPCPQGDPPTMTRDRVSLRDQLRTSTNKKMVPSASTSSLATLAPKHQRGSTTTKPRIDAEGSERGFLECQIKELLAEAKAKEFEISKLRMELQRCRGKASSSSPHNTPSTLPEGAPEQGQGPSQQATDAQALVGELREKNGKFQRELAALREENQVLKEKLFSLESSPASPLSNNTTTTTSPSKPSINGLSLDNNTTPPAKSAIPSPLKTSVSSSSDITKGSPSPDSSEFEKIPLRSDSVSSSDGGCGGVGKGQGRNPSVERLTEQIQKMEESQHSTAEELQATLQELADQQQVVQELTAENERLAQEKGLLQTSLQQQRERVELLAQKNEALAGRLQEATQAQSEDEDRAAELEQRYTDLVQSSRFEREKLVDIQQQLTGSLRALEQEHQEAQGQVRSLREERDGLQCRVEREEEAGGEMTRAAEEHKAAADALRVKNGRLKAQVDIERQKVGELKAMQSAGDSTELQRLLKVAHAERDRLEGEVTGLRQELLQAQTYTEHAQGLLSKVEAECQQVAERAGSREEELSGRVSALENGGRQADGQIKDLKETIFELEDQVEQQRAVHLHTNQTILDLENQLKKLEEQKAEVERQLKILSKQMKDETEEWRRFQADLQTAVVVANDIKVEAQQEIRSLRRRLQEEQGRSAKLSSDLEQLQGVRLGAGASFDTKTAVEGR, from the exons atgactctTACTGCTGCTTTCCAACTCCCCTCAGCAAAGCACATCATGCCATTTCCATGGTGCCGCATTTCAACAGTGACAGTGCACACTTGCAG GtgttcaatcaggatctcagaaGTCTGGAATCCCTGCCCCCAGGGAGATCCCCCCACCATGACCAGAGACCGCGTGTCGCTGAGGGACCAGTTGAGGACCTCCACGAACAAGAAGATGGTCCCCAGCGCCAGCACCTCCAGCCTGGCCACCCTAGCACCCAAGCACCAGCGCGGCTCCACCACCACAAAGCCCAGGATAGACGCTGAGGGCTCGGAGAGAGGCTTCCTGGAGTGCCAGATTAAGGAGCTGCTGGCTGAAGCCAAGGCGAAGGAGTTTGAGATCAGCAAGCTGAGGATGGAGCTGCAGCGCTGCCGGGGGAAAGCCTCATCGTCCTCGCCTCACaacaccccctccactctacctgAGGGTGCCCCCGAGCAGGGCCAAGGCCCATCCCAGCAGGCTACAGACGCCCAGGCCCTGGTTGGAGAGCTGAGGGAGAAGAACGGGAAGTTCCAGAGGGAGCTGGCGGCTCTGAGGGAGGAGAACCAGGTCCTGAAGGAGAAGCTTTTCTCCCTGGAGTCCtcgcctgcctctcctctgtccaacaacactaccaccaccaccagcccctcCAAGCCCTCCATCAATGGCCTCTCTTTAGACAACAACACCACTCCCCCAGCCAAGTCAGCCATACCCAGCCCACTCAAAACCTCAGTCTCCTCCAGCAGTGACATCACCAAAGGCTCGCCCTCGCCAGACTCCTCAGAGTTTGAGAAGATCCCGTTGCGGTCTGACTCAGTGAGCAGCAGTGATGGGGGCTGTGGTGGTGTGGGGAAGGGTCAGGGTCGCAACCCCTCAGTGGAGAGGCTGACGGAGCAGAtacagaagatggaggagagtcAGCACAGCACGGCAGAGGAGCTCCAGGCCACACTACAGGAGCTAGCCGATCAGCAGCAGGTGGTCCAGGAACTGACGGCTGAGAACGAGCGCTTGGCCCAGGAGAAGGGCCTCCTACAGACGTCGCTGCAGCAGCAAAGGGAGAGGGTGGAGCTGCTGGCCCAGAAGAACGAGGCCCTGGCCGGGAGGCTGCAGGAGGCAACCCAGGCCCAGAGCGAGGACGAGGACCGGGCAGCCGAGCTGGAGCAGCGCTACACTGACCTGGTGCAGAGCTCTCGATTCGAGAGGGAAAAGCTGGTGGACATCCAGCAGCAGCTGACAGGGAGCTTGAGGGCCCTGGAGCAGGAGCACCAGGAGGCCCAGGGGCAGGTGAGGTCcctcagagaagagagggacggcctccagtgccgggtggagagggaggaggaggccgGGGGTGAGATGACACGGGCGGCTGAGGAACACAAGGCAGCAGCGGACGCCCTGAGGGTGAAGAACGGACGGCTCAAAGCCCAGGTGGACATAGAGAGGCAGAAGGTTGGGGAACTGAAGGCCATGCAGAGTGCTGGGGACAGCACAGAGCTGCAGAGGCTGCTGAAGGTGGCCCacgctgagagagacagactggagggGGAGGTAACAGGGCTACGGCAGGAGCTGCTACAGGCCCAGACCTACACTGAACACGCCCAGGGACTGCTGTCCAAG GTGGAGGCTGAGTGCCAGCAGGTGGCAGAGCGAGCCGGGAGCCGGGAGGAGGAGCTGAGTGGCCGGGTCAGTGCCCTAGAGAATGGGGGTCGGCAGGCCGACGGCCAGATCAAGGACCTGAAGGAGACCATTTTTGAGCTGGAGGACCAGGTGGAGCAGCAGAGGGCTGTCCACCTCCACACCAACCAGACCATCCTGGACCTAGAGA ACCAACTCAAGAAGCTGGAGGAGCAGAAGGCTGAAGTGGAAAGGCAGCTGAAGATCTTGAGTAAGCAGATGAAG gATGAGACGGAGGAGTGGCGACGGTTCCAGGCAGACCTCCAGACAGCCGTAGTGGTGGCCAACGACATTAAGGTGGAGGCCCAGCAGGAGATCCGCTCTCTGAGGAGGAGGTTACAGGAGGAGCAGGGTCGCAGCGCAAAGCTCTCCTCAGACCTGGAGCAGCTGCAGGGAGTCAG ACTTGGGGCTGGAGCCAGTTTTGATACCAAGACTGCAGTAGAGGGGCGGTAG